One genomic region from Esox lucius isolate fEsoLuc1 chromosome 24, fEsoLuc1.pri, whole genome shotgun sequence encodes:
- the LOC105007136 gene encoding ladderlectin-like — MGVIMVFLLLIAAFSLGDARPSRCNRGWHQFGSRCFRFEETLRSWNEAERHCQSLGGHLVSLHSWKESRFLKTLTVGSPLTWIGGNDGGRPELRKDRSWSWTDGSGFNYHEWAQGEPNNYNGVREPCIQMNFGDEHRWNDEVCEKRFTSVCSRSH, encoded by the exons ATGGGAGTTATAATGGTTTTCCTGCTTCTCATTGCTGCATTTTCTCTGGGAGATGCGA GGCCATCCAGATGTAATCGGGGATGGCACCAGTTTGGATCCCGCTGCTTCCGTTTTGAAGAGACTCTGAGGTCATGGAATGAGGCAGAG CGTCATTGTCAGTCTCTTGGTGGACACCTGGTCTCCCTACACAGCTGGAAGGAGTCTAGGTTCCTGAAGACGTTGACTGTAGGTTCACCTTTGACCTGGATTGGAGGAAATGATGGTGGTCGGCCAGAGTTGAGAAAG GACAGGAGCTGGTCCTGGACTGATGGATCTGGATTTAATTACCATGAATGGGCACAAGGGGAACCCAACAACTATAATGGTGTCAGAGAGCCGTGTATTCAGATGAACTTTGGAG ATGAACATCGCTGGAACGACGAAGTCTGTGAGAAGCGCTTTACATCAGTCTGCTCCAGAAGCCATTAA
- the LOC105007139 gene encoding lectin-like — MVPAGTNTDCEPPALDWRFSPDGSGKIQDVLAKGNFQNHLIFIDRPPLHTHDGRWSWSDGSKFNYKNWAKGKPENFDPARRPCIQMNYGEKHWNDATCGMKFPSQCSLRTE, encoded by the exons ATGG TTCCTGCTGGCACTAACACAGACTGTGAGCCTCCCGCTCTGGATTGGAGGTTCAGCCCAG ATGGTAGTGGGAAGATTCAGGATGTGCTTGCTAAAGGCAACTTCCAAAACCACCTGATCTTCATTGATcgcccccccctccacacacatgATGGACGATGGTCCTGGAGTGATGGCTCCAAATTCAATTACAAGAACTGGGCCAAAGGAAAGCCGGAGAACTTTGATCCTGCCAGAAGGCCATGTATCCAGATGAACTATGGAG AGAAACACTGGAATGATGCAAC ATGTGGAATGAAGTTTCCCTCCCAGTGTTCTCTAAGGACAGAGTAG
- the LOC105007137 gene encoding ladderlectin-like — protein sequence MAGLIIFLLLSAAFSLGDPHWRPRGCPGEWRQFGSHCVIFDETPRSWADAEFHCQSLGGHLASVHSWLESIFLKALTFDLPLTWIGGTDGGQPEMSQYKSWSWTDGSGFNYQQWAEGMPNNSISGESCIQMNFGDKHRWNNEGCEKHFASVCSQSD from the exons ATGGCAGGGTTGATTATTTTCTTGCTGCTCAGTGCTGCCTTTTCTCTGGGAGATCCACATTGGC GGCCACGCGGGTGCCCTGGGGAATGGCGCCAGTTTGGTTCCCATTGTGTCATTTTCGATGAGACTCCAAGATCTTGGGCGGATGCGGAG TTCCACTGTCAGTCTCTTGGTGGACACCTGGCCTCAGTACACAGCTGGCTGGAGTCTATATTTCTGAAAGCGTTGACTTTTGATTTACCTTTGACCTGGATTGGAGGAACTGATGGTGGCCAGCCAGAGATGAGTCAG TACAAGAGCTGGTCCTGGACTGATGGCTCTGGATTTAATTACCAACAGTGGGCAGAAGGAATGCCTAACAACTCTATTAGTGGAGAGTCGTGTATTCAGATGAATTTTGGAG ATAAACATCGCTGGAACAATGAAGGATGTGAAAAGCACTTTGCTTCTGTCTGCTCACAAAGTGATTGA